The segment GATTTCAAAAACGGTCGGCCGAATCGCAGCGGGTAAATGCTGCGAATCCAGATCAAACTCATCGAGCAAGCGGCGCACCATGCCCACGCCGTTTTCGATCTGCGGAAAGTCGTCATAGTAATCAGCGTCGGGGACCTTTTCTCCGGCTAAAAGAAAGAACTCGTCGGCCGGATAGACCAGCCGCTTGCCGTATTTCCGTTTGAATAGCGCTCCCTTTTCATTCAGTCGGCTGAGAATCTGCACGGCATCCTGTTCGGAAACCGGCCGCAGCGGCACGAGCTTATCACGGTACTTCGTCAAACCGACCGGCACCACGGCGATGCCGGCGATCCACGGAAAAAAGCCTGCCAGCGTTTCGATCGTCTCGTCGAGCGCGGCGCCGTCGTTCCAGCCGGGACAAAGAACAATCTGCGTCTGCATCTCGATGCGATGCTCCGCCAGAAAGGCAATCTTGTCGAGCAGACGATCGTCCCGACGCAGCCCCAGCATTCGGCGTCGCAAATCGGCATCGACTGCATGAACGCTTATATACAGCGGCGACAGGCGCTGTTCGACGATGCGCTGCAGTTGGCGCCGCGATAGATTGGTCAAAGTAACATAGCTTCCATGCAGAAAAGAGAGCCGAAAGTCTTCATCCTTGAACAAGAGTGTCGGGCGAACGCCGGGTGGATTTTGATCGACAAAGCAAAAGATGCAGCGATTGCCGCAAGAGCGGCACTGCATCTCTTCGAACCAAAGCCCTAAATCCTCGCCGCCCGCTTCAATCTCGTAAATTGTCGTCTCGCCGTTGCGGCGAATTTCCAGCGTCAGCTCCTCTTCTTGAGCATAGAAACGATAATCGATCTCGTCCTCCACCTTTCGGCCGTTGACGGCAATCAATTCATCGCCGATTTTTATCCCGACTTTATGCGCAATGCTGTTTTTTCGAACACCGACAATCTTCACGTGTTTACCTTTTGCATTGAAATGTAAGAAAAAGATCGGCCAGATTAAAGCGGTGTTTATACCGACGGCACAAGGCGACCGCTAAAAACCCTCCAGTTTGCGGATAGCAGTCAGCGCCTCGATCCCGCTTAAGGGTCGATTAGGAGCAAAGGCATCTTCAATAGTGCTCATAATGCCGCGTTCGGTCATAAGGCACACAGCATTGTATCCGTAATGTGAAGGTTTGACGTCGATAAATCGTTTACCGCTGTTGAGATATGCCGTATCGAGAGCTCGGTCGCCGGTGATCAAAATGAGAGCCTGTTGAAAAATCAAGGCGGCATCCATCCTAGTAACCACCTCGAAAGGTCGAAAACAACGGTCAGGATAGACGCTCATAACTCCCAATCCGACGATCGTGCGAATCTCAAGTTCTTCCTTGAGGCCGGCAATATCGACGATCGGTACGTTCGATGGCGCTTGAGTGGTGGTGCTGCGCGCCGGATTCGGATTGCGCTTTGCGATCAAACGATCAATGCCGAGT is part of the candidate division KSB1 bacterium genome and harbors:
- a CDS encoding DUF512 domain-containing protein, producing the protein MKIVGVRKNSIAHKVGIKIGDELIAVNGRKVEDEIDYRFYAQEEELTLEIRRNGETTIYEIEAGGEDLGLWFEEMQCRSCGNRCIFCFVDQNPPGVRPTLLFKDEDFRLSFLHGSYVTLTNLSRRQLQRIVEQRLSPLYISVHAVDADLRRRMLGLRRDDRLLDKIAFLAEHRIEMQTQIVLCPGWNDGAALDETIETLAGFFPWIAGIAVVPVGLTKYRDKLVPLRPVSEQDAVQILSRLNEKGALFKRKYGKRLVYPADEFFLLAGEKVPDADYYDDFPQIENGVGMVRRLLDEFDLDSQHLPAAIRPTVFEIVTGKMAAPILAEYVVPQLERVTGCTVRLQAIENCFFGGNVAVSGLLTGGDIAEQLAGTPRGDRVILPPNCLNDDGLFLDDWTVPRLEKTLGRPVQQIHDSFLELFEQV